The following proteins come from a genomic window of Actinomarinicola tropica:
- a CDS encoding TetR/AcrR family transcriptional regulator, with the protein MTETSCLTALGLPPVPSKVLDPYLDAAATCFARHGLRRTRVTDIAEEVGVSRVTVYRQVGTTEDAARLLLARELDRLVNSVLPTLVAVEDADGIVTVIASAVDFAVNHPVMRKVLQDETDLVGAFVMSEFSTVLDRLLLLAEPVVRRLEVVAGARDLDVPVLAEWVARVVLTMVVAPPAVPPEEFLRSVLRPLLAAGRRQG; encoded by the coding sequence ATGACCGAAACCTCGTGCCTCACGGCGCTCGGTCTCCCGCCCGTCCCCTCGAAGGTCCTCGACCCGTACCTCGACGCGGCGGCCACCTGCTTCGCCCGCCACGGGTTGCGCCGCACGCGCGTGACCGACATCGCCGAAGAGGTCGGCGTCTCCCGGGTGACCGTCTACCGCCAGGTCGGCACGACGGAGGACGCCGCCCGCCTGCTGCTGGCCCGTGAGCTCGACCGGCTGGTGAACTCGGTTCTCCCGACGCTCGTCGCGGTTGAGGACGCCGACGGGATCGTCACCGTCATCGCGTCGGCGGTCGACTTCGCCGTGAACCACCCGGTGATGCGCAAGGTGCTGCAGGACGAGACCGATCTCGTCGGTGCGTTCGTCATGAGCGAGTTCAGCACCGTCCTCGACCGGCTGCTCCTCCTCGCCGAGCCCGTCGTCCGGCGCCTGGAGGTGGTCGCGGGCGCCCGGGACCTCGACGTGCCGGTGCTGGCCGAGTGGGTGGCTCGGGTGGTGCTGACCATGGTGGTCGCCCCTCCGGCGGTGCCCCCCGAGGAGTTCCTCCGCTCCGTCCTGCGCCCGCTGCTGGCGGCCGGCCGCCGTCAGGGCTGA
- a CDS encoding alpha/beta fold hydrolase codes for MTPAPSPAWPPPSLGDRLRSLPSLPAAFVATIGDQGSDQRLRALREAGVPVIVGHSNRDLAIWYPFARGAAAAAGATLVTVDGAGHSWMIEDPDSLPAMLAELLDGPLGDAVDARARGGIDDMLAPDALARVLDRPRSRPYRLQPHHRWTVEVAEGGPVAQP; via the coding sequence GTGACGCCGGCGCCTTCGCCCGCCTGGCCGCCGCCCTCCCTCGGCGACCGACTCCGCTCGCTGCCGTCGTTGCCCGCCGCCTTCGTCGCCACCATCGGCGACCAGGGATCCGACCAGCGGCTGCGGGCGCTGCGAGAGGCCGGCGTCCCGGTCATCGTGGGGCACAGCAACCGGGACCTGGCCATCTGGTACCCGTTCGCCCGTGGCGCCGCCGCCGCAGCGGGGGCCACCCTCGTCACCGTGGACGGCGCCGGGCACTCATGGATGATCGAGGACCCCGACAGCCTCCCGGCGATGCTCGCCGAACTGCTCGACGGCCCCCTGGGCGACGCCGTCGACGCCCGAGCCCGCGGCGGCATCGACGACATGCTCGCCCCGGATGCCCTCGCTCGGGTGCTGGACCGGCCCCGCTCCCGGCCCTACCGGCTGCAGCCCCACCATCGCTGGACCGTGGAGGTCGCCGAAGGCGGGCCGGTGGCTCAGCCCTGA
- a CDS encoding transglutaminase-like domain-containing protein: MPQDPLEAGAVDPASPPEPRDLAATDFLDHGDAAVRQFVEEVTAGTDSDAGRAAAIFAAVRDRIWYDPHHITRDRSDYRASAVLAGSQRWCVPKAVLLVAGARAAGIPSRLGFADVRNHLQSRVLAERMGTDVFHWHGYGVLWIDGRWRKASPAFNAELCARFGTEPLEFDGQSDALLHAFAGDGRRYMEYTLDRGVYADLPLDTIFADFDHLYGGTALGSGPIDDPAFAPAPGRS, translated from the coding sequence ATGCCACAGGACCCGCTGGAGGCTGGGGCGGTCGATCCCGCCTCCCCACCAGAGCCGCGCGACCTCGCCGCCACCGACTTCCTCGACCACGGCGACGCCGCCGTTCGCCAGTTCGTCGAGGAGGTGACCGCCGGCACCGACTCCGATGCCGGGCGGGCGGCCGCGATCTTCGCTGCGGTTCGCGACCGCATCTGGTACGACCCCCACCACATCACCCGGGACCGGAGCGACTACCGGGCCTCCGCGGTCCTGGCCGGGAGCCAGCGGTGGTGCGTACCCAAGGCCGTCCTCCTCGTGGCTGGGGCCCGCGCCGCGGGCATCCCGTCCCGGCTCGGCTTCGCCGACGTCCGCAACCACCTCCAGTCGAGGGTGCTGGCCGAGCGCATGGGCACCGACGTCTTCCACTGGCACGGGTACGGGGTCCTCTGGATCGACGGACGGTGGCGCAAGGCGTCGCCGGCGTTCAACGCCGAGCTGTGCGCACGCTTCGGGACCGAACCGCTCGAGTTCGACGGCCAGAGCGACGCGCTGCTGCACGCGTTCGCCGGAGACGGTCGCCGGTACATGGAGTACACGCTCGACCGGGGCGTGTACGCCGACCTGCCCCTCGACACGATCTTCGCCGACTTCGATCACCTCTACGGCGGGACGGCGCTCGGTTCCGGTCCGATCGACGATCCTGCGTTCGCTCCCGCTCCTGGCCGGAGCTGA
- a CDS encoding enoyl-CoA hydratase/isomerase family protein has product MTGVQVEREGAVALVELRRPPHNFFDATLISELATAAEELDADPHCRAIVLAAEGRSFCAGADFSGQAPAAGSFASGGSGAGSVGAGSLYHEALRLFAIATPIVAAVHGPAIGGGLGLALVADFRITCPEARWSANFARLGFHPGFALTVTLPELVGGQHARRLFFTGARIDGREAAAIGLANECVDSVDAVRPRAVELATEIAGSAPLVVQAVKRTLAGDRIDRLRAATDHELAEQVRLLATDDAREGIAAYAERRPPQFQGR; this is encoded by the coding sequence ATGACAGGCGTACAGGTCGAGCGTGAGGGAGCCGTGGCGCTGGTCGAGCTGCGTCGACCACCGCACAACTTCTTCGATGCGACGTTGATCTCCGAGCTCGCCACCGCCGCCGAGGAGCTGGACGCAGACCCGCACTGCCGGGCGATCGTGCTCGCCGCCGAAGGCCGCTCGTTCTGTGCCGGGGCCGACTTCTCCGGCCAGGCGCCTGCGGCAGGGTCGTTCGCATCCGGCGGCAGCGGTGCTGGTTCCGTCGGTGCGGGCTCGCTGTACCACGAGGCGCTGCGCCTCTTCGCCATCGCCACCCCGATCGTGGCCGCGGTCCACGGTCCCGCCATCGGCGGCGGGCTGGGCCTCGCATTGGTCGCCGACTTCCGCATCACCTGTCCCGAGGCCAGGTGGTCGGCGAACTTCGCCAGGCTCGGGTTCCATCCCGGGTTCGCCCTCACCGTGACGTTGCCGGAGCTGGTCGGCGGGCAGCACGCCCGCCGCCTCTTCTTCACCGGCGCCCGGATCGACGGTCGGGAGGCCGCCGCCATCGGGCTCGCCAACGAGTGCGTCGACTCCGTCGACGCCGTCCGTCCGCGGGCCGTCGAGCTGGCCACCGAGATCGCCGGCTCGGCGCCGCTGGTGGTGCAGGCGGTGAAGCGCACCCTCGCCGGCGATCGGATCGACCGGCTGCGGGCCGCCACCGACCACGAGCTGGCCGAGCAGGTCCGGCTGCTCGCCACCGACGACGCCCGCGAGGGCATCGCCGCCTACGCCGAGCGGCGCCCGCCGCAGTTCCAGGGCCGGTAG
- a CDS encoding SDR family NAD(P)-dependent oxidoreductase — protein sequence MDQLEGKVAVVTGGGSGIGRAVATQLADAGMHVVVADVQEDALDATVAALVGAGHRAIGVRTDVSDGESVQALADAAIAEFGAVHVVHNNAGVGVGGPIWTHTERDWEWVLGVNLWGVIHGIRVFVPIMLEQGGPAHVVNTASMAGLISVPYLGAYNVSKHGVVTLSETLHRDLRLAGSEIGVSVLCPGLVATNIFESQRNRPADLTDDGRATGLSALLEGAGESRATEDAIGSFGQVLSPDEVGAVVVDAVRTDRFYVLTHPDTTRTLVRTRLDDVVEARHPSPLRA from the coding sequence ATGGACCAGCTCGAGGGGAAGGTCGCCGTCGTCACCGGCGGGGGCAGCGGCATCGGCCGTGCCGTGGCCACGCAGCTCGCCGACGCGGGCATGCACGTCGTGGTCGCCGACGTGCAGGAGGACGCGCTCGACGCCACGGTCGCCGCGCTCGTCGGGGCAGGGCACCGGGCCATCGGCGTGCGCACCGACGTCTCCGACGGCGAGTCGGTGCAGGCCCTGGCCGACGCGGCGATCGCCGAGTTCGGTGCCGTGCACGTGGTCCACAACAACGCCGGCGTCGGCGTGGGCGGGCCGATCTGGACCCACACCGAGCGCGACTGGGAGTGGGTGCTCGGCGTCAACCTCTGGGGGGTCATCCACGGCATCCGCGTGTTCGTGCCGATCATGCTCGAGCAGGGCGGCCCGGCCCACGTGGTCAACACGGCGTCGATGGCCGGGCTGATCTCGGTGCCCTACCTCGGCGCCTACAACGTCTCCAAGCACGGTGTCGTCACGCTCAGCGAGACCCTCCACCGCGACCTGCGGCTGGCCGGCAGCGAGATCGGCGTGTCGGTCCTGTGCCCGGGCCTCGTGGCCACCAACATCTTCGAGTCCCAGCGCAACCGGCCGGCCGACCTCACCGACGACGGCCGGGCCACCGGCCTGTCGGCCCTGCTGGAGGGCGCCGGCGAGAGCCGGGCCACCGAGGACGCCATCGGGTCCTTCGGCCAGGTGCTCTCGCCCGACGAGGTCGGGGCCGTCGTCGTCGACGCCGTGCGCACCGACCGCTTCTACGTCCTCACCCACCCCGACACCACCCGCACGCTCGTGCGCACCCGCCTCGACGACGTCGTCGAGGCCCGCCACCCGAGCCCGCTGCGGGCCTGA
- a CDS encoding acyl-CoA carboxylase subunit beta, whose amino-acid sequence MRSPLLAPPLPSGVDTTSEQFAKNRADVLEQLEVIDQLLAEAEAGGGEASIARMRSRGKMPIRERIANVLDPDTPFLEISALAGYGSDYTVGGGMVVGIGVIAGVECVIMGNDPSVLGGALTPYAGKKWSRAIEIARDNHMPYISFVESAGADLRMGGAGSSGPKTQTTHFAESGRPFYEMIELSKLGIPSVCVVFGSSTAGGAYQPGLSDYVIVIKEQSKVFLAGPPLVKMATGEESDDETLGGAALHAEVSGLGDYFAEDEMDALRLCREVVSHLDVAKPGPESTGPGDPPIHDPEELLGLVSRDLRQPVDVRDVIARSVDGSRFEEFKPRWGPSMICGWAEIHGYPVGILGNNGVIYPDSAQKAAHFIQLCNQIDTPLVFLQNITGFMVGKDFEAAGIVKKGSQMINAVTNSTVPHLTVIIGSSYGAGTYGMSGRAFGNRFTFLWPTAKIAVMGPKQIAGVMSIVRRGQAARKGEPFDEEQDAAIVAMVEDAQEKGSLALVATGAISDDGIIDPRDTRTVLGLTLSAVRNRPIEGAASYGVFRL is encoded by the coding sequence ATGAGATCACCGTTGCTGGCGCCGCCGCTGCCGTCCGGCGTCGACACCACCAGCGAGCAGTTCGCCAAGAACCGAGCCGACGTCCTCGAGCAGCTCGAGGTCATCGATCAGCTCCTGGCCGAGGCCGAGGCCGGCGGCGGCGAGGCGTCGATCGCCCGGATGCGCTCGCGCGGCAAGATGCCGATCCGCGAGCGAATCGCCAACGTGCTCGACCCCGACACGCCCTTTCTCGAGATCTCGGCGCTCGCCGGCTACGGCTCGGACTACACCGTCGGCGGCGGCATGGTCGTCGGCATCGGCGTCATCGCCGGCGTCGAGTGCGTGATCATGGGCAACGACCCCTCCGTGCTCGGCGGGGCCCTGACCCCCTACGCGGGCAAGAAGTGGTCGCGGGCCATCGAGATCGCCCGCGACAACCACATGCCCTACATCAGCTTCGTGGAGTCGGCCGGCGCCGACCTGCGCATGGGCGGGGCGGGCAGCAGCGGGCCGAAGACCCAGACCACCCACTTCGCCGAGTCCGGCCGGCCGTTCTACGAGATGATCGAGCTGTCGAAGCTCGGCATCCCGTCGGTATGCGTCGTGTTCGGCTCCTCGACGGCCGGCGGCGCCTACCAGCCCGGCCTCTCCGACTACGTCATCGTCATCAAGGAGCAGTCGAAGGTCTTCCTCGCCGGCCCGCCGCTGGTGAAGATGGCCACGGGCGAGGAGTCCGACGACGAAACCCTGGGCGGTGCCGCGCTGCACGCCGAGGTGTCCGGCCTCGGCGACTACTTCGCCGAGGACGAGATGGACGCCCTGCGCCTGTGCCGCGAGGTCGTGTCCCATCTCGATGTCGCCAAGCCCGGACCCGAGTCGACCGGTCCCGGCGACCCGCCGATCCACGACCCCGAGGAGCTGCTCGGGCTGGTCAGCCGGGACCTGCGCCAGCCGGTGGACGTGCGTGACGTGATCGCCCGCAGCGTGGACGGCTCCCGGTTCGAGGAGTTCAAGCCCCGGTGGGGGCCGTCGATGATCTGCGGCTGGGCCGAGATCCACGGCTACCCGGTGGGCATCCTCGGGAACAACGGCGTGATCTACCCGGACTCCGCCCAGAAGGCCGCGCACTTCATCCAGCTGTGCAACCAGATCGACACGCCGCTGGTGTTCCTCCAGAACATCACCGGCTTCATGGTCGGCAAGGACTTCGAGGCCGCGGGCATCGTGAAGAAGGGCTCGCAGATGATCAACGCGGTCACCAACTCCACGGTGCCGCACCTCACGGTCATCATCGGCTCGAGCTACGGGGCCGGCACGTACGGGATGTCGGGCCGCGCCTTCGGCAACCGGTTCACGTTCCTGTGGCCCACGGCCAAGATCGCCGTCATGGGCCCGAAGCAGATCGCCGGCGTCATGTCGATCGTCCGCCGGGGCCAGGCCGCTCGCAAGGGGGAGCCCTTCGACGAGGAGCAGGACGCCGCCATCGTGGCCATGGTCGAGGACGCCCAGGAGAAGGGATCGCTCGCCCTGGTCGCCACCGGGGCCATCAGCGACGACGGGATCATCGATCCGCGCGACACCCGCACGGTGCTTGGCCTCACCCTGTCCGCCGTCCGCAACCGCCCCATCGAGGGCGCCGCCAGCTACGGGGTGTTCCGCCTGTGA
- a CDS encoding acetyl/propionyl/methylcrotonyl-CoA carboxylase subunit alpha: MTRSLSSVLVANRGEIARRVFRTARAMGMRCIAVYVDADAGAPFVTEADEAVRLPDGGYLDPAAVVAAARAAGADAIHPGYGFLSENAGFARAVIDAGIAWVGPTPEVIESMGDKLAAKNIAIEAGVPTLPSSDDPATVGDVGFPLLVKAAAGGGGKGMRIVESEADLAEAVAAAQREAKGAFGDDRVFLERYVPRARHIEIQILGDEHGNLIHLGERECSIQRRHQKVIEESPSPVIDAEQRAAMGESALKLARTLGYRSAGTVEFLYDEDRREFSFLEVNTRLQVEHPVTEEVTGIDLVREQLRIAAGETLDHDQDAVTFAGHAIEARLYAEDPAAGFLPATGALVAYEEPVDPAVRWDSGVTQGSVVGVDFDPMLAKVVAHGPTRAEAAGRLALALERLHLGGVVTNRAFLAETLRTPEFLAGDTTTDFIERVEPLRALVLDEEGVRSAAVAAALWIQGRNRVEAGVLASLPSGWRNSPMPPERVVLRHGDHDVEVTYQSRRDGSFAVGEGTARIHAWSPTGIDVEVDGRRRHARVTAVADAVHVQVPTGTVSFQVVPRFVPPGADLTGGGLHAPMPGAVLDVRCAVGDRVEAGQVLVVLEAMKMEHHVRAPVAGVVSEIRVAAGDQVDNGATLLVIDADEEGGDA; encoded by the coding sequence GTGACCCGCTCCCTCTCCTCCGTCCTCGTCGCCAACCGCGGCGAGATCGCCCGGCGGGTGTTCCGTACGGCCCGGGCCATGGGCATGCGCTGCATCGCCGTCTACGTCGACGCCGATGCGGGCGCGCCCTTCGTCACCGAGGCCGACGAGGCCGTCCGCCTCCCCGACGGCGGCTACCTCGACCCGGCGGCGGTCGTGGCCGCCGCCCGGGCTGCGGGCGCCGACGCCATCCACCCCGGCTACGGCTTCCTGTCGGAGAACGCCGGGTTCGCCCGGGCCGTCATCGACGCCGGCATCGCCTGGGTCGGTCCGACGCCCGAGGTCATCGAGTCGATGGGCGACAAGCTGGCGGCCAAGAACATCGCCATCGAGGCCGGGGTGCCCACCCTGCCCTCCTCCGACGACCCCGCCACGGTGGGCGACGTCGGGTTCCCGCTGCTGGTCAAGGCGGCGGCGGGCGGTGGCGGCAAGGGCATGCGCATCGTGGAGTCCGAGGCCGACCTGGCCGAGGCCGTGGCCGCCGCCCAACGCGAGGCCAAGGGCGCCTTCGGCGACGACCGCGTCTTCCTCGAGCGCTACGTGCCGCGGGCCCGCCACATCGAGATCCAGATCCTCGGCGACGAGCACGGCAACCTCATCCACCTGGGCGAGCGCGAGTGCTCCATCCAGCGCCGCCACCAGAAGGTGATCGAGGAGTCGCCGTCCCCGGTCATCGACGCCGAGCAGCGGGCGGCCATGGGGGAGTCGGCGCTGAAGCTGGCCCGCACCCTCGGCTACCGCTCGGCGGGCACGGTCGAGTTCCTCTACGACGAGGACCGCCGGGAGTTCTCCTTCCTCGAGGTCAACACCCGCCTGCAGGTCGAGCACCCGGTCACCGAGGAGGTCACCGGCATCGACCTGGTGCGCGAGCAGCTGCGCATCGCCGCCGGCGAGACCCTCGACCACGACCAGGACGCGGTCACCTTCGCGGGCCACGCCATCGAGGCCCGCCTCTACGCCGAGGACCCGGCGGCGGGCTTCCTGCCGGCCACCGGTGCCCTCGTCGCCTACGAGGAGCCCGTCGACCCGGCCGTCCGCTGGGACAGCGGCGTCACCCAGGGCTCGGTCGTCGGCGTCGACTTCGACCCGATGCTGGCCAAGGTCGTCGCCCACGGCCCGACCCGGGCCGAGGCCGCCGGCCGGCTGGCGCTGGCCCTCGAGCGGCTGCACCTCGGCGGCGTGGTCACCAACCGGGCCTTCCTCGCCGAGACGCTGCGCACGCCCGAATTCCTGGCCGGCGACACCACCACCGACTTCATCGAGCGGGTCGAGCCGCTGCGCGCCCTCGTCCTCGACGAGGAGGGCGTCCGGAGCGCCGCCGTGGCCGCCGCCCTGTGGATCCAGGGCCGCAACCGCGTCGAGGCGGGCGTGCTCGCCAGCCTGCCGAGCGGCTGGCGCAACTCGCCCATGCCGCCCGAGCGGGTCGTGCTCCGCCACGGCGACCACGACGTCGAGGTCACCTACCAGTCCCGCCGCGACGGCTCGTTCGCGGTGGGGGAGGGCACGGCCCGGATCCACGCCTGGTCGCCCACCGGGATCGACGTCGAGGTCGACGGCCGCCGGCGCCACGCCCGGGTCACCGCCGTCGCCGACGCCGTCCACGTGCAGGTCCCGACGGGGACGGTCTCGTTCCAGGTCGTCCCGCGGTTCGTGCCCCCGGGCGCCGATCTCACCGGCGGCGGCCTCCACGCCCCGATGCCGGGCGCGGTGCTCGACGTGCGCTGCGCCGTCGGCGACCGGGTCGAGGCCGGCCAGGTGCTGGTGGTGCTCGAGGCCATGAAGATGGAGCACCACGTCCGCGCGCCCGTCGCCGGCGTGGTGTCCGAGATCCGGGTCGCCGCCGGCGACCAGGTCGACAACGGCGCGACGCTGCTCGTGATCGACGCCGACGAGGAAGGAGGGGACGCCTGA
- a CDS encoding acyclic terpene utilization AtuA family protein has product MADPIRIANCSGFYGDRLSAAREMVEGGPIDVLTGDWLAELTMLILQRTRAKRPNGGYARSFVAQMEQVMGTCLDQGIKVVSNAGGLDPDGCADAVAEVADKLGLSPTIAYVSGDDILGRLDELVAAGIDLAHFDTGEPIGDISRFITANAYLGCWGIVEALNAGADIVVTGRTTDAAVVCGPAAWHHGWARDDWDALAGAVVAGHVIECGTQATGGNYSFFTEVQGLTRTGFPWAEIAADGSTVIGKHDGTGGEVSVGTVTSQLLYEIASPAYLGPDVTARFDTIELEQTGPDRVRISGTKGEPPPPTLKVAMNELGGFRNEVGVALVGLDIEAKAALIEAAFWEVLPYSPEDYASVSTRLVRTDKEDPETNEEAMAQWRLSLKDPDERKVGRAVFDATVELGLSTIPGFTGLGGGDQHARPYGVYRPAVVPADLVPQHVVVLGGGSRTVVESTAPAGDVTVEARPGPSAEAPSGDTVRAPIGTILGARSGDKGGNANLGVFARTDEAWAWLDQFLTAEKLAELLPEAAPLRIDRHRLASFRSLNFVIHGLLEEGVAASTRKDPQAKSLGEWLRARHVDIPTALLEGR; this is encoded by the coding sequence ATGGCCGACCCGATCCGCATCGCCAACTGCTCCGGCTTCTACGGCGACCGCCTGTCGGCGGCCCGCGAGATGGTCGAGGGCGGCCCGATCGACGTGCTCACCGGCGACTGGCTGGCCGAGCTCACCATGCTGATCCTCCAGCGCACCCGGGCCAAGCGCCCGAACGGCGGCTACGCCCGCAGCTTCGTCGCCCAGATGGAGCAGGTCATGGGCACCTGCCTCGACCAGGGCATCAAGGTGGTCTCCAACGCCGGTGGCCTCGATCCCGACGGCTGCGCCGACGCGGTGGCCGAGGTGGCCGACAAGCTCGGCCTGTCGCCCACCATCGCCTACGTGAGCGGCGACGACATCCTCGGCCGCCTCGACGAGCTGGTGGCCGCGGGCATCGACCTCGCCCACTTCGACACCGGCGAGCCCATCGGCGACATCTCGCGGTTCATCACCGCCAACGCCTACCTGGGGTGCTGGGGTATCGTCGAGGCGCTGAACGCCGGAGCCGACATCGTCGTCACCGGCCGCACCACCGACGCCGCGGTCGTGTGCGGGCCGGCGGCGTGGCACCACGGCTGGGCCCGCGACGACTGGGACGCCCTCGCCGGCGCCGTGGTCGCCGGCCACGTCATCGAGTGCGGCACCCAGGCCACGGGCGGCAACTACTCGTTCTTCACCGAGGTGCAGGGGCTGACCCGCACCGGGTTCCCGTGGGCGGAGATCGCGGCCGACGGCTCGACGGTGATCGGCAAGCACGACGGCACCGGCGGCGAGGTCTCGGTGGGCACCGTGACGTCGCAGCTGCTGTACGAGATCGCGTCGCCGGCCTACCTCGGCCCCGACGTCACCGCCCGCTTCGACACCATCGAGCTGGAGCAGACCGGCCCCGACCGGGTGCGCATCAGCGGGACCAAGGGCGAGCCCCCGCCCCCCACGCTCAAGGTGGCGATGAACGAGCTCGGCGGCTTCCGCAACGAGGTCGGCGTCGCCCTGGTCGGCCTCGACATCGAGGCGAAGGCGGCGCTGATCGAGGCCGCGTTCTGGGAGGTTCTGCCGTACTCGCCCGAGGACTACGCGTCGGTGAGCACCCGCCTGGTGCGCACCGACAAGGAGGACCCGGAGACCAACGAGGAGGCGATGGCCCAGTGGCGGCTGTCGCTCAAGGACCCCGACGAGCGCAAGGTCGGCCGGGCCGTCTTCGACGCCACGGTCGAGCTCGGGCTGTCCACCATCCCCGGCTTCACCGGCCTCGGCGGCGGCGATCAGCACGCCCGCCCCTACGGGGTGTACCGCCCCGCCGTGGTGCCCGCCGACCTCGTGCCCCAGCACGTCGTCGTGCTCGGCGGCGGGAGCCGCACCGTGGTCGAGTCCACCGCACCCGCTGGCGACGTCACGGTCGAGGCCCGCCCCGGCCCGTCGGCCGAGGCGCCGAGCGGCGACACCGTCCGGGCCCCGATCGGGACGATCCTCGGCGCCCGCTCCGGCGACAAGGGCGGCAACGCCAACCTCGGCGTGTTCGCCCGCACCGACGAGGCGTGGGCGTGGCTCGATCAGTTCCTCACCGCCGAGAAGCTGGCCGAGCTGCTGCCCGAGGCGGCCCCACTGCGCATCGACCGGCACCGGCTGGCGTCGTTCCGCTCCCTCAACTTCGTGATCCACGGCCTGCTCGAGGAGGGCGTGGCCGCGTCGACCCGCAAGGACCCGCAGGCCAAGAGCCTAGGCGAATGGCTGCGCGCCCGCCACGTCGACATTCCCACCGCACTCCTGGAAGGACGCTGA
- a CDS encoding acyl-CoA dehydrogenase family protein has protein sequence MDFDLPPDDDPRRIEVRRWLDEHPNASGAELAEAGYVVPHWPAPWGFEADPMHQLIIDEELHRAGVRRPAGIGIGWAAPTILLAGTEEQKQTYLPRILSGEDQWCQLFSEPDAGSDLASLRTRAVRDGDSYIVNGSKIWTSGGHHSRYGILIARTDTEAPTHRGISYFICPMDLPGMTLEPIIDMTTAHSFNQVFFEDVRLPAENLVGQENDGWRLTKVTLSNERVMLSSAGSLWGAGPSAADLIDLVRAQGGVDDPLLRQRLAALHCEAEVLRLNRLRTLSARLKGQTPGPEASIQKAMADEHGQHVMELAKDLAGTAGVLEGSGPPGPVPEDARTGATEINLDSKQFPDVHPVWHYGFLFSPALTIGGGTFAIQRNIIGELVLGLPREPRVDR, from the coding sequence ATGGACTTCGACCTGCCCCCCGACGACGACCCCCGCCGCATCGAGGTCCGGCGCTGGCTGGACGAGCACCCGAACGCGTCCGGCGCCGAGCTGGCCGAGGCCGGCTACGTGGTGCCGCACTGGCCGGCGCCGTGGGGCTTCGAGGCCGACCCCATGCACCAGCTCATCATCGACGAGGAGCTGCACCGGGCCGGCGTCCGGCGGCCGGCCGGCATCGGCATCGGCTGGGCCGCGCCCACCATCCTGCTGGCCGGCACCGAGGAGCAGAAGCAGACCTACCTGCCCCGCATCCTCAGCGGCGAGGACCAGTGGTGCCAGCTGTTCTCCGAGCCCGACGCCGGCTCCGACCTGGCGTCGCTGCGCACCCGGGCGGTGCGCGACGGCGACAGCTACATCGTCAACGGCTCCAAGATCTGGACCAGCGGCGGCCACCACAGCCGCTACGGGATCCTCATCGCCCGCACCGACACCGAGGCCCCCACGCACCGCGGCATCAGCTACTTCATCTGCCCCATGGACCTGCCGGGCATGACGCTCGAGCCGATCATCGACATGACGACGGCCCATTCGTTCAACCAGGTGTTCTTCGAGGACGTGCGCCTGCCCGCCGAGAACCTGGTCGGCCAGGAGAACGACGGGTGGCGCCTCACCAAGGTCACCCTCTCCAACGAGCGGGTGATGCTGTCCTCGGCCGGCTCGCTGTGGGGTGCCGGCCCGTCGGCCGCCGACCTCATCGACCTGGTCCGGGCCCAGGGCGGCGTCGACGACCCGCTGCTGCGCCAGCGCCTCGCCGCCCTGCACTGCGAGGCCGAGGTGCTGCGCCTCAACCGGCTCCGCACCCTGTCGGCCCGGCTGAAGGGCCAGACCCCGGGGCCGGAGGCGTCCATCCAGAAGGCCATGGCCGACGAGCACGGCCAGCACGTCATGGAGCTGGCCAAGGACCTGGCCGGCACCGCCGGCGTGCTCGAGGGCTCCGGGCCGCCCGGGCCGGTGCCCGAGGACGCCCGCACCGGCGCCACCGAGATCAACCTCGACAGTAAGCAGTTCCCCGACGTGCACCCGGTGTGGCACTACGGGTTCCTGTTCTCGCCGGCGCTCACCATCGGCGGCGGCACGTTCGCCATCCAGCGGAACATCATCGGCGAGCTCGTGCTCGGCCTGCCCCGCGAGCCGCGGGTCGACCGATGA